From a single Carassius auratus strain Wakin chromosome 38, ASM336829v1, whole genome shotgun sequence genomic region:
- the LOC113056851 gene encoding cartilage acidic protein 1-like — translation MRREVIYERRWTFINVTMSVWILLLTLGVSWGQRTEPMFASVTQSVFPPDYENNPTQLNYGVAVTDVDGDGDLEMFVTGYNGPNLVLKYDKFKKRLVNIAVDNRSSPYYALRDRQGNAIGVTACDIDGDGREEIYVLNTNNAFSGRATYTDKLFKFRNGRFEDLLNDDVNEHRDVANRLAGRSVACVDRKGTGRYSIYIANYASGTVGPHALIEMDESSSDPSKGIIALSNVAEQAGVNKFTGGRGVVVGPILSQTLPDIFCDNEYSPNFLFRNNGDGTFTDVAAQVGVDDPMQHGRGVTLADFNRDGKTDIVYGNWNGPHRLFLQLGNNRKQRFKDIATQKFSMPSPVRTVIAADFDNDNELEVFFNNIAYRGPSANRLFRVSRREHGDPQIEELNVGEAAEPEGRGTGAAVTDFDGDGQLDLLVTHGESAAQPISVYRVTQGSSNKWLRVIPRTQFGAFARGAKVIVYTKRNGPHMRIIDGGSGYLCEMEPVAHFGLGKDVATSVEVFWPDGRSVARALEPSEMNKVMEIYYPENEEEATQVVEIECGPGFEVNENGRCTDQDECTQFPSVCPSERPVCTNTYGSFKCRANKRCNQGYEPNDEGTACVAQVAYFGGNRSSASKLLASHLSQPLILTLLAVFTAYLGA, via the exons ATGAGGAGGGAAGTCATTTATGAAAGGCGCTGGACTTTCATTAAT GTGACAATGTCAGTGTGGATATTACTGCTCACTTTGGGAGTGTCCTGGGGTCAACGAACTGAACCCATGTTTGCCTCAGTAACTCAGAGTGTTTTCCCGCCGGACTATGAGAATAACCCTACGCAGCTCAACTACGGTGTTGCTGTCACTGATGTGGATGGAGACGGAGATCTGGAGATGTTTGTGACAGG CTACAATGGCCCAAATCTGGTGCTGAAGTACGACAAGTTTAAGAAGAGGCTTGTTAACATTGCGGTTGACAACCGCAGTTCTCCATATTATGCACTCAGAGATCGACAGGGCAATGCCATCGGAGTGACAGCATGTGACATAGATGGTGATGGCAGAGAGGAAATTTACGTCCTTAACACTAATAACGCCTTCTCAG GCAGAGCAACGTACACTGACAAGCTCTTTAAGTTTCGTAATGGGCGGTTTGAGGACCTCCTGAACGATGACGTAAATGAACATAGAGACGTTGCCAATCGCTTGGCTGGCCGGTCAGTCGCGTGTGTGGACAGAAAG ggaactGGCCGTTATTCCATCTACATTGCCAATTATGCCAGCGGAACTGTAGGTCCACATGCTCTGATTGAAATGGATGAAAGCTCAAGTGACCCTTCCAAGGGAATCATTGCACTGTCAAACGTGGCTGAGCAGGCCGGAGTCAACAAGTTCACAG GGGGACGGGGGGTCGTGGTCGGTCCCATCCTCAGTCAGACCCTACCTGATATTTTCTGTGACAATGAGTACAGCCCCAACTTCCTGTTTCGCAACAACGGAGACGGTACATTTACAGATGTGGCAGCACAAGTGG GGGTTGATGACCCCATGCAGCATGGCCGTGGAGTGACGTTAGCAGATTTTAATCGGGATGGGAAGACTGACATTGTCTATGGAAACTGGAATGGGCCGCATCGTCTGTTTCTCCAACTCGGCAATAATCGCAAGCAAAGGTTTAAG GACATCGCCACACAGAAGTTTTCCATGCCATCTCCTGTTCGTACCGTCATCGCAGCCGACTTTGATAATGACAATGAACTGGAGGTTTTTTTCAATAACATTGCCTACAGAGGACCATCAGCCAACAGACTGTTCAG AGTTTCTCGGAGAGAACACGGGGATCCACAGATCGAGGAGCTGAACGTCGGGGAGGCCGCCGAACCCGAGGGACGGGGAACCG GAGCAGCTGTGACTGATTTTGATGGAGATGGACAGCTGGATCTTCTGGTGACGCACGGGGAAAGTGCAGCTCAGCCCATCTCAGTGTATCGAGTCACTCAG GGCTCATCTAATAAATGGCTGCGTGTGATTCCACGCACACAGTTTGGGGCTTTTGCACGTGGGGCAAAGGTGATAGTCTACACCAAGCGAAATGGCCCTCATATGCGCATTATAGATGGAGGATCAGGGTACTTGTGCGAGATGGAGCCAGTGGCTCACTTTGGACTCG GGAAAGATGTGGCCACCAGTGTGGAAGTGTTCTGGCCAGATGGACGTTCTGTGGCGAGAGCTCTGGAGCCCAGCGAGATGAACAAAGTGATGGAGATCTATTACCCTGAGAATGAGGAAGAGGCGACCCAAGTGGTGGAGATCGAG TGTGGACCAGGATTTGAGGTCAATGAAAATGGCCGTTGCACTG ACCAAGATGAGTGCACACAGTTCccatctgtctgtccttctgaGCGACCCGTCTGCACCAACACCTACGGGAGCTTCAAGTGCCGTGCAAACAAGAGATGTAACCAGGGATACGAGCCTAATGATGAAGGGACAGCATGTGTAG CCCAGGTGGCTTATTTTGGAGGAAACAGATCCTCAGCCTCCAAGCTCTTGGCTTCCCATCTTTCCCAGCCTCTCATACTAACTCTTCTCGCTGTCTTTACTGCTTACTTGGGGGCATGA